GTGACTGCGGCAGATCCCAGCACGACCCCTGGATATCTCTGGTAGCAGGTCGCGAAGGTACGCAACCCGGACATGCCCCCAGCAGCGGCGACAACCGCCTCGTCGCTAGACGCGAAAACCACCTGCTCATCGCCTGCTGTGAGTGCGGTGAACAGCCCCTCCTGGGTGCCATGATGCCGGAGTGAGAGCGTGAGCCCGGCATCTTTGAACAGTCCCTCGGACTCAGCGACGTAGAAGGGACTGAACTGGATGTTGGGGATATAGGTCAGTCCGACCGTCATGGCTGGCCCAGTTGACGTCGCCTGTCCCGTTGTCTGTCCCGCACAGCCTCCGAGGGTCATCCCGCCGAGGGCCGCGGCACCGAGCAGGAGTGACCGGCGGTTCAGGTTCATGAGTGTTCTCCTTGTAAATTACGGTTGGCCGCGCGCTCAGCCACTCCCAGCAGAGAGACGAGGACGGCCGCGATGAGCGCGAGAAAAGCCAAGACGGCGAAGACCCCGATTGTGTCGGCCGCTTCCCGGGACAAAGTCAGCAGCGTCCCGAGACCCTGCCCACCCATGACGAATTCGCCCACGATCGCCCCCGTCATAGACAACACGACCCCTCCACGCACCCCTGCCAGGACGGCGGGGGCCACCATCGGGGCCTCAATGTGGATGAGTCGTTGCCAGGCCCCTGCGCCGTCAAGCCAAGCGGTCTCGATGACCCGCATGTCCAGGCTGCGCAAACCCACGATGGTGGTGGTGACCATGGGAAAGAACGCGATGACAGCACATAGGAGCGCGATCGGGAAGGTCCCGTAGCCGACCCACAGTACGAGGAGAGGGGCGATGGCTACTAGCGGGACTGTCTGGGAGAAGGCAATGAAGGGTTCGGCGACGGCTGCCAGCAGCCGTGAGTGAGCGACCATGACTCCGAGAGGCAGCGCGACGGCTACGGCCAGGCCGGAGCCCAGCAGGGCTGCGGCCAGGGTTGGCCAGGCATAACGCCAAGCGACACCGGATCCCAGCCAGCGAATGACCCGGGCGAGCACATCGACCGGGTCAGGCAGCAGAACGGTGGGGGTGATCGTGGTCAAGGACCACCAGATGAGCACGAGGAGAGTTGCAGCCACGAGTGGAGGCAGGATGCGCGCGGCCAGGGAAACCGGCCGGGTGCGGGCGGGATACGCAGACCAGATTCCTGCGCGGGCCGCGAGACGGCCTCGTCGCGTTTGGTGCTCGGTCAAAACCCCGGTCCTTCCTCAGCCCGGGGTGCACGCACAGCACTCACGCTCGTAGCCGCGTGAGCCGTCGACGCGCTCCTCCCATCCAGACTTTCACTGTCGGCACCGGAATTCCACCGGATCAACCTGTTGGCCACTTTTCTGGGCCGCGAGGGTCGCGGGCTGTCACCGCCGGTTCGGACTTTCACCGACCCCGGATGCGTCAGAACCACCCTAGCGTATTGCCTCGTGCCAGTAGTGACCGGAGGAGTCAGGACCCTACCTGGCGGCCGTCGGTGGTGGCGTCCTCCCAGAAAATCTGATTCACCACTCGCAAGGCATGACGCATGACTTTGATAGTGTCCTCAACCAGCTGAGAGTGCTGGCCAGGGCCGTAACCAGCCAGCTCGGCGACGGCCGCCTGCTCCTGATAGTCGATGGGTAGGACGTCGCTCGGACGGCCTCTGACGAGCATGATGGCATTCCGGACGCGACTGACGTGCAGCCAGGCCTGCCGTAGGCTGGCAGCCTGTTCACCGGTGAGCAGTTCCAGACCCTCCACCACGTCAATGGCCTTCAGCGTGGATGGGGTGCGCAGCGCGGGTGAGTTGCCGGCATGCTGCAGTTGAAGCAGCTGAATAGTCCACTCGATGTCTGACAGGCCGCCGGGCCCCAGTTTCAGATGGCGTTCCTTGTCCGTTCCCCGGGGAATCCGTTCCGTCGCCATGCGCAGTTTCAGCCTCCGGATCTCTGCGATCTGGGTGGCATCCACGCCCGCCTGCGGGTAGCGCAGGCCTGCCAGTTCGTCCAGCACGGCGGCAGCCAGCTCCTGTGCACCTGCTGCTGGCCTGGCACGCAGCAGGGCTTGGGCTTCCCATGCGGAGGCCCACTTCGCGTAGTAGGTAAGGTAGGAGGACTTAGTCCGCACGAGCGGGCCGCCCTTTCCCTCTGGGCGCAGATCAGCATCGACCACCATCGCAGGATCGGGCCCAGGCCTGCCGACCAGGTCGCAGGCCAGGCGGACGAGCCTGGCCGCGGCTACCTGACCATCCGGGCCAGAATCATCCGGGATGACGAACATGGCATCGACATCGGAGGCATAGCCCAGTTCACAGCCACTCCACCGGCCCATGCCGATCACTCCAACCTGGGGTGCGTCCACTTCGTGCCGCGCAATCTCCAGTGCAGCGTCCAGAGTGGCTCCCGCCAGATCACTGAGCGCCAGACCGACCGTGGTGACATCGGCGGATCCCAACACATCGGCCAGCGCCACCCGGCACAGTTCGGAACGCCGCAGTGCCCGCACCGATGCCACGGCTGAGGCCTGGTCAGATGCGCGCCCGATATCTCTTTTCATGGAGTGTGATAGCAACTCGCGGGGACGAGGCTCCAGCCCCTCACGGTTGGCGAGCATCTGGACCATCTGGGGAGCTCGCATCAACAGGTTCACCACATAGCGGCTGGATGATGCGATGCGGGCCAGCCGTTGGGCCATCCAGCCTTCATCACGCAGCGCCCGCAGATACCAGGAGCTGGCTCCGAGTGCCTCCGAAAGCTGCCGAAAGGCCAGCAGCCCGAAGTCGGGGTTCGGACCTTCAGCGAACCATCCCAGCATGACGGGCATGAGCTGGCGCTGGATCTCGACAGCACGCGAGGAGCCGTTTGTCAGAGCCTGGATATGTCCCAGCGCGGCGCGGGCATCCTCGAAGCCGAGTACCCGGAGCCGTTCCTGGGCAGCGTCCGCGGACAGCCGCAGTTCAGCTGTGGGAATGGCAGAGACGGCGTCGAGCAGGGGCGAGAAGAAGATTCGCTGTTGAAGCCGCTCCACCGCGCGGGTGCTGGAACGCCACAGCCCCTTGACCTCGTCAGTGGTGCGCCCGGTGCTACGAGCCAGGTAGGCCCAGCCTGAATCGTCATCCGGCACAAGATGGGTACGCCGCAGGCGCCGGAGCTGTACCCGGTGTTCCAGGACCCGCTGTGTGCGGTAGGCCTCGGCCATAGCTGCACCATCGACACGGCCGATGTAGCTGAAGGCGATCAGAGCACGCAGAGCGTCGAAGGTTCCGCGGGCCCTGACCCGCTCGTCACCGCGGCCGTGAACGAGCTGCAGAAGCTGCACCGTGAACTCGGTGTCCCGTAGTCCCCCGGCCCCAAGCTTTATCTCCCGGCCAGCCTCCTTGGCGGGAATCAGCGATATCACCCGGTTCCTCATGGCCCGCACCTCTGAAAGGAAACCCGGACGCTGGGCGGCTTCCCAGACGAGCGGGGAAACAAGATCGCAGAAAGCCTGTCCCAGCTCCTTGTCCCCCGCCGCCGGACGTGCCTTCAGAAGGGCCTGGAACTCCCAGTTCTTCGCCCACTGCCTGTAGTAGGCGGCGCAGGACTCAAGACTGCGCACCAGAGGCCCGGCGTTACCCTCAGGCCGGAGTGCCGCATCTACCGGCCAGATAGTCCCCTCTGCGGTATGGGCGGAACAGATCCGCGCCACCGCTGCCGCCACCTTCGCTCCGGCGCACATCGCCTCCTCATGCCCGGCGTCTCCGGCAGGCTCAGCAACATAAATCACGTCAACATCCGAGATGTAATTGAGCTCTCGCGCTCCGGTCTTGCCCATCGCGATAACGGCAAGCCGCACCGAAGTAGACTCAGGCACGCTGGCACGAGCACAGTCGAGGGCACATTCAAGGATGGCATCGGCGAGGTGGCTCAGTTCCGCGGCGATGTCGTCAACCAGGGCGATGGGATCGTCACAGGCAAGATCCCTGGCAGCAATCTCCACCAAAGCAGCGTGATTGGCGCGCCGGAGCCGGTCCGCATCGGCCTGCCCTGCCTCATCGACTACCCGTAACCGGATGTATTCCAGCCAGTTGCCTCTGCGTGGTTCCGGCTCCGAGGCCAGGACTCTAAGTTCTTCGGGGTTCTTGACCAGGAAGCGCGCGAGTACCGAGGACCCTCCCATGACAAGCAGTACCCGCTCCAGCCAGTCTGGGGTGGCTGCGATCCGCGACAACAACGCCGGATCCCTCTTCCCGATGTTCGCCAGGCACTCCAGGGCTTGGTCCCGGTCGGCGGCACGGGTAAATGCCTGCAATGGCACGGGAGGGTCCCCACCGAGCTGCGCACACCAGTCCTGCCATACCCTCGCCGCGCTGCTGGGGAACTCAAAACCACGCCGCGCGAACTCACCCGCAGCGGTGCTGACCCTGTTCACGTCTCCACCCTAACGAGCACAACGCCAGTCTCCCGTCTACACGCTGAGCCTCTAAGATTGCCGCATGTTCAGCGCTGACGAGAAGACCATCGCGGAGTTGCGGAACCTATTTACATGCCTGGCCGCCATCGATCCCGCAGGAGCCGCAGCGCTGGGTATGGCCCTAGAAGGGAAGCTCGCAAGGCGGAACCCAGACCTGACCAGGGTGCTGTGGGATGCCGCAAGTTCCGCGGGGAAACATGAGCTGGATTTGGGCCGCACCCTCACGGCGGCCTGCTGCCGTGCCTTCTGCGCCAGGCTGGGTGAGCTTCACCCGGGGTCCGCGATCGAGGTTCGTGTCCCGCCTTGGGCAGCCGTTCAGGTTGGCTTTGGCGACGGCCCGAGACACACCCGTGGCACACCGCCCAATGTCGTGGAGATGTCACCAACCGCGTTCCTGGGGCTGGTCACAGGGCAGCTGTGCTGGGGCGATGCAGAAATGAAGATATCCGGTGCACAGGCTGAGCGGCTGGCGGCTGCCTTCCCAATCAGAGAACCTTGATGTGGCGTTCGACCTCCCACGGGGTGACCTGCTGCTGATAGGACTCGAACTCAGCCCGTTTGTTCCTCATGAAGTATTCGAACACATGCTCGCCGAGAGTCTCAGCGGCGAGTTCAGAGTTCTCCATCAGGCGCAGCGCCTCATCAAGACTGCTAGGTAATGACTTGATGCCCAATGCACGGCGCTCCCGCTCACTCAGCTGCCAGACCGCGTCCTCAGCCTCCTCCTGAAGCGGGTATTCATTCTCAATCCCGGCCAGCCCCGCATTGAGTATCAACGCGAAGGTGAGGTAGGGGTTGCAAGCCGAGTCCGGGGCGCGGTATTCGATGCGGGCTGAACTCGCCTTGCCGGGCGAGAACTGGGGTATACGGATCAGCGCGGAACGGTTGGCCCGGCCCCACGAGGCGAAGGTGGGGGCTTCAGCTCCACCCATGAGACGCTTGTAGGAGTTGACCCACTGATTGGTGACCGCAGTGATCTCGGGGGCGTGCCGCAGCAACCCGGCCACGAATTGCCGGGCTGTCTTCGACAAGCGGTATTCGTCTGCGGCGTCATGAAAGACGTTGGTGTCCCCCTCGAACAGCGACATATGGGTGTGCATACCGGACCCCGGGTGCTGGGAAAATGGTTTCGGCATGAACGTGGCGTGAATACCCTGGGATACCGCCACCTCCCGGATCACGACCCTGAAAGTCATAACGTTGTCCGCCATGTTCAGCGCATCGGCGTAACGCAGATCGATCTCATGCTGGCCGGGGCCAGCCTCGTGGTGGCTGAATTCCACGGAAATACCCATCTGTTCCAGCATCGTGATGGCGTCGCGCCTGAAATCCGTGCCGTTCCCCAAGGTGGTGTGATCGAAGTAGCCACCCTCATCGAGAGGCACCGGGGGGTTGAGATGGCTGAGCACGAAGAACTCAATCTCCGGGTGGATGTAGAAGGTGAAGCCCATGTCAGCTGCCTTCTTGAGAGCTCTTTTCAGCACGTGCCGCGGGTCCGCGAAACTCGGGGAGCCGTCGGGAAGCTGGATATCGCACAACATGCGGGCAGTGCCTCGCTCGGTGTGCCGCCAAGGCAACACCTGGAAGGTCGAGGGGTCGGGGTGGACGACCATGTCCGACTCGTAGACCCGCGCAAACCCCTCGATGGCAGAGCCGTCGAAGCCGACACCCTCCGCTATGGCCCCCTCCACCTCAGCCGGGGCGATCGCCACCGATTTCAAAGACCCCAGCACATCGGTGAACCAGAGGCGCACGAACCGGATGTCTCGTTCCTCCATCGAGCGCAGCACGAACTCTGTCTGCCTGTCCATGGCACTAGTGTGCCGCAGTCCGCACGGATCCAGCAGCAGGCCTTGCCAAGAACCCTCATCCGGATGGTCCGCACATCAGCTCATAATGGGGTTCATGGCTAAACCCGGCTGGTATCCCGACCCCGACGGCTCCGGCACTCCCCGTTACTGGAACGGCGAACGCTGGGAGGACCCCGTCGACGGGAACCGGCCCCGCCGGAAAGGACCGTGGGCTCTTGGCACAGGCCTGCTCACATTGATACTGGTGGTCGCCGTGATCCTCTGGCAGCCCTGGAAGAACAATCCGTGGTCCCTGCCCACGGACGGCAATTCATCTCGTCCCACCGGATCCCAGTGGGACGAGACCGAACCCACGAACACCCCGACCTCGCCCGGTCCGTCTGACGGTGGGGGCCGCCCTGTGGCATGCCCCATCGTCCCGGAGGGCGCCGGTCCCCAGTCCCAGAATGGCTGGTTCTCCTCCGGGGGGATGAAGTACCAGGGGGTTCCCGGCTGGCGGGAGAACAGCGGTCATTTCATCGACTTCGCCTCGGAGAGATCAGGGCAGGATGATCACGTGGCCGGCTCGTGGGTTGCCGTGACAGCCATCGGCCAGCTGTCCAAGAAGGACTATAGCCCCGACCCGAGGACAGCAGCCCAGCAACTCGTCAGTTGCCTGTCCACCTCCTACTATTACAGTCATCTGAGCCGGGTTGAGGTGCTGGAGGACAAATCCTTTCGCACCAGCGATGGGGTCAGCGGCTGGCTGATCCGGGCCAATTTCTGGAACGAGCCCGGCTACTACGAGGTCCTCGGCGACGAGGCGGTGGTGGTCATCGTGGATCAGGGAGCCGGTGACACCGTCACCTTGTTCCACACGCAGGCACCCATCAATGACTCAGATCGCCAGGCGCTGGTGAAGGCGAGCCTGGACAGTCTGGGACGGGCATGAGAGTTTCCGCGGCGTCACGTCGACCTTTGCGACGACACCGGCTATCTTAGAGACCTCTAATGCCCGATACCTAGCATGGAACTCATGGCTGCTCCTCCCGGTTGGTACCCAGATCCTCAGAACCCCCATCGCAAACGCTACTGGGATGGGGCTCAATGGACGATTCATGTACAGAATCCCCCCGCCCAC
The sequence above is drawn from the Arachnia rubra genome and encodes:
- a CDS encoding DUF2510 domain-containing protein, with translation MAKPGWYPDPDGSGTPRYWNGERWEDPVDGNRPRRKGPWALGTGLLTLILVVAVILWQPWKNNPWSLPTDGNSSRPTGSQWDETEPTNTPTSPGPSDGGGRPVACPIVPEGAGPQSQNGWFSSGGMKYQGVPGWRENSGHFIDFASERSGQDDHVAGSWVAVTAIGQLSKKDYSPDPRTAAQQLVSCLSTSYYYSHLSRVEVLEDKSFRTSDGVSGWLIRANFWNEPGYYEVLGDEAVVVIVDQGAGDTVTLFHTQAPINDSDRQALVKASLDSLGRA
- a CDS encoding bifunctional [glutamine synthetase] adenylyltransferase/[glutamine synthetase]-adenylyl-L-tyrosine phosphorylase, with translation MNRVSTAAGEFARRGFEFPSSAARVWQDWCAQLGGDPPVPLQAFTRAADRDQALECLANIGKRDPALLSRIAATPDWLERVLLVMGGSSVLARFLVKNPEELRVLASEPEPRRGNWLEYIRLRVVDEAGQADADRLRRANHAALVEIAARDLACDDPIALVDDIAAELSHLADAILECALDCARASVPESTSVRLAVIAMGKTGARELNYISDVDVIYVAEPAGDAGHEEAMCAGAKVAAAVARICSAHTAEGTIWPVDAALRPEGNAGPLVRSLESCAAYYRQWAKNWEFQALLKARPAAGDKELGQAFCDLVSPLVWEAAQRPGFLSEVRAMRNRVISLIPAKEAGREIKLGAGGLRDTEFTVQLLQLVHGRGDERVRARGTFDALRALIAFSYIGRVDGAAMAEAYRTQRVLEHRVQLRRLRRTHLVPDDDSGWAYLARSTGRTTDEVKGLWRSSTRAVERLQQRIFFSPLLDAVSAIPTAELRLSADAAQERLRVLGFEDARAALGHIQALTNGSSRAVEIQRQLMPVMLGWFAEGPNPDFGLLAFRQLSEALGASSWYLRALRDEGWMAQRLARIASSSRYVVNLLMRAPQMVQMLANREGLEPRPRELLSHSMKRDIGRASDQASAVASVRALRRSELCRVALADVLGSADVTTVGLALSDLAGATLDAALEIARHEVDAPQVGVIGMGRWSGCELGYASDVDAMFVIPDDSGPDGQVAAARLVRLACDLVGRPGPDPAMVVDADLRPEGKGGPLVRTKSSYLTYYAKWASAWEAQALLRARPAAGAQELAAAVLDELAGLRYPQAGVDATQIAEIRRLKLRMATERIPRGTDKERHLKLGPGGLSDIEWTIQLLQLQHAGNSPALRTPSTLKAIDVVEGLELLTGEQAASLRQAWLHVSRVRNAIMLVRGRPSDVLPIDYQEQAAVAELAGYGPGQHSQLVEDTIKVMRHALRVVNQIFWEDATTDGRQVGS
- a CDS encoding ABC transporter permease; the encoded protein is MTEHQTRRGRLAARAGIWSAYPARTRPVSLAARILPPLVAATLLVLIWWSLTTITPTVLLPDPVDVLARVIRWLGSGVAWRYAWPTLAAALLGSGLAVAVALPLGVMVAHSRLLAAVAEPFIAFSQTVPLVAIAPLLVLWVGYGTFPIALLCAVIAFFPMVTTTIVGLRSLDMRVIETAWLDGAGAWQRLIHIEAPMVAPAVLAGVRGGVVLSMTGAIVGEFVMGGQGLGTLLTLSREAADTIGVFAVLAFLALIAAVLVSLLGVAERAANRNLQGEHS
- a CDS encoding glutamine synthetase family protein, with the protein product MEERDIRFVRLWFTDVLGSLKSVAIAPAEVEGAIAEGVGFDGSAIEGFARVYESDMVVHPDPSTFQVLPWRHTERGTARMLCDIQLPDGSPSFADPRHVLKRALKKAADMGFTFYIHPEIEFFVLSHLNPPVPLDEGGYFDHTTLGNGTDFRRDAITMLEQMGISVEFSHHEAGPGQHEIDLRYADALNMADNVMTFRVVIREVAVSQGIHATFMPKPFSQHPGSGMHTHMSLFEGDTNVFHDAADEYRLSKTARQFVAGLLRHAPEITAVTNQWVNSYKRLMGGAEAPTFASWGRANRSALIRIPQFSPGKASSARIEYRAPDSACNPYLTFALILNAGLAGIENEYPLQEEAEDAVWQLSERERRALGIKSLPSSLDEALRLMENSELAAETLGEHVFEYFMRNKRAEFESYQQQVTPWEVERHIKVL
- a CDS encoding sterol carrier family protein, which produces MFSADEKTIAELRNLFTCLAAIDPAGAAALGMALEGKLARRNPDLTRVLWDAASSAGKHELDLGRTLTAACCRAFCARLGELHPGSAIEVRVPPWAAVQVGFGDGPRHTRGTPPNVVEMSPTAFLGLVTGQLCWGDAEMKISGAQAERLAAAFPIREP